Proteins from a single region of Pseudarthrobacter sp. NIBRBAC000502772:
- the der gene encoding ribosome biogenesis GTPase Der, translating to MSDTTQTSSHSGAGEDEYTPTGTDQVAERLAAIDDDEAEMRAASLRAGLDDYELDEEDAALLSGNYDDEDFDGPVKLDPVLAIIGRPNVGKSTLVNRILGRREAVVEDTPGVTRDRVMYSAHWNGRNFTLVDTGGWEHDARGIHARVAEQAEMAVEMADAVLFVVDSAVGATATDEGVMKMLRRSKKPVIMVANKVDDFAQEADSATLWGLGFGEPYPVSALHGRGVADLLDHVMDTLPEFSTIEGLERSGGPRRIALIGRPNVGKSSLLNKLAGSERVVVDNTAGTTRDPVDEFIELGDRTWRFVDTAGIRRRQHMAQGADYYASLRTQAALEKAEVAVVLLAVDEVLSEQDVRILQLAIESGRALVLAFNKWDLLDDERRTYLEREIEQDLAHVAWAPRVNISALTGWHKDRLVPALDLALENWDRRIPTGKLNAFLGELVAAHPHPVRGGKQPRILYGTQASSRPPKFVLFTTGFLDPGYRRFITRRLRETFGFEGTPIEVNMRVREKRGKKR from the coding sequence ATGAGCGATACGACTCAAACCTCCAGCCACTCCGGCGCCGGCGAAGATGAATACACGCCCACCGGCACGGACCAGGTGGCCGAGCGGCTGGCCGCGATCGACGACGACGAAGCGGAGATGCGTGCCGCGTCGCTCCGCGCCGGCTTGGACGACTACGAGCTCGACGAGGAAGACGCCGCCCTGCTGAGCGGGAACTACGACGACGAGGACTTCGACGGTCCGGTCAAGCTCGATCCCGTGCTTGCCATCATCGGCCGTCCCAACGTGGGCAAATCCACTCTGGTGAACCGCATCCTGGGCCGCCGCGAAGCCGTGGTCGAGGATACTCCCGGCGTGACGCGGGACCGCGTGATGTACTCGGCACACTGGAACGGGCGCAACTTCACTTTGGTGGACACCGGCGGCTGGGAGCACGATGCCCGCGGCATCCACGCACGGGTGGCCGAACAGGCGGAAATGGCTGTGGAAATGGCCGACGCCGTGCTCTTCGTCGTCGACTCCGCGGTGGGCGCCACCGCAACGGACGAGGGCGTTATGAAGATGCTCCGCCGCAGCAAGAAGCCGGTCATCATGGTGGCCAACAAGGTGGACGACTTCGCCCAGGAAGCGGACTCTGCCACACTGTGGGGCCTCGGCTTCGGCGAGCCATACCCCGTCTCGGCCCTGCACGGACGCGGCGTGGCCGACCTCCTGGACCACGTGATGGACACCCTGCCGGAGTTCTCCACCATTGAGGGCCTGGAACGCTCGGGCGGACCCCGCCGCATCGCACTGATCGGCCGCCCGAACGTGGGCAAGTCATCACTGCTGAACAAGCTGGCAGGGTCCGAACGTGTCGTCGTGGACAACACCGCCGGCACCACGCGTGATCCGGTGGATGAGTTCATTGAACTCGGTGACCGCACGTGGCGTTTTGTGGACACGGCAGGCATCCGCCGCCGCCAGCACATGGCGCAGGGCGCCGACTACTACGCCTCCCTCCGGACGCAGGCCGCGCTCGAAAAGGCGGAGGTCGCCGTCGTTCTTCTCGCGGTGGATGAGGTCCTCAGCGAGCAGGACGTCCGCATCCTGCAGCTGGCCATCGAGTCGGGCCGCGCCCTTGTGCTGGCTTTCAACAAGTGGGACCTGCTCGACGACGAACGCCGCACCTACCTGGAGCGCGAAATCGAGCAGGACCTGGCCCACGTGGCCTGGGCGCCCCGGGTCAACATCTCCGCGCTGACGGGCTGGCACAAGGACCGTCTGGTTCCCGCCCTGGACCTGGCCCTGGAGAACTGGGACAGGCGCATCCCCACCGGTAAGCTCAATGCCTTCCTTGGCGAGCTTGTGGCGGCGCACCCGCACCCGGTCCGCGGCGGCAAGCAACCGCGCATCCTGTACGGCACGCAGGCGTCCAGCCGGCCGCCGAAGTTTGTGCTGTTCACCACCGGATTCCTGGACCCGGGCTACCGCCGCTTCATCACCCGCAGGCTCCGCGAAACGTTCGGTTTCGAGGGCACGCCCATCGAGGTCAACATGCGCGTCCGCGAAAAGCGCGGCAAGAAGCGTTAA
- a CDS encoding prephenate dehydrogenase has protein sequence MSAFRSHGRGHLNGPVVVIGTGLLGASIGLGLRGRGVPVFLSDPSPTNQAVAVDIGAGQPLDQLGDEAPELVVVAAPPDVTADVVARALADYPDSVVVDIASVKAAILAELGGRGADLARYVGTHPMAGREKSGPVAARGELFTSMPWVVCPGPESSAAAVQTARSLATDLGAVVSQFTADEHDEAVALVSHLPQIMSSLLASRLQGTPLHALSLAGNGLRDVTRIAASDPTLWVQILGGNAGKVVEILYGVREDLNRLIGTLEEPLAPGARLDLAQLISEGNAGQARIPGKHGGPPQAYSWLTVLVDDRPGQIAQLLTEIGEIGVNVEDLRLDHSSGQNVGMVELSVLPNKHDHLIEALNDRGWRVLQ, from the coding sequence ATGTCCGCATTTCGCTCCCACGGGCGGGGGCACCTCAACGGGCCGGTCGTGGTGATTGGCACCGGCCTGCTCGGTGCCAGCATCGGGCTGGGCCTGCGTGGGCGCGGCGTGCCCGTGTTCCTGTCTGACCCGTCGCCGACCAACCAGGCGGTGGCAGTCGACATCGGCGCCGGCCAGCCCCTGGACCAGCTGGGGGACGAGGCGCCGGAGCTTGTGGTGGTGGCAGCACCGCCGGACGTGACAGCCGACGTCGTGGCCCGTGCGCTTGCCGACTACCCGGATTCCGTGGTGGTTGACATCGCCAGCGTCAAGGCCGCCATCCTGGCGGAGTTGGGCGGCCGCGGCGCGGACCTCGCCCGCTATGTGGGGACGCATCCGATGGCTGGGCGCGAAAAGTCCGGGCCGGTTGCGGCCCGCGGCGAGCTCTTCACGTCCATGCCGTGGGTGGTTTGTCCGGGCCCGGAGTCATCCGCGGCTGCCGTGCAGACTGCGCGTTCCCTGGCCACGGACCTGGGAGCCGTGGTTTCCCAGTTCACTGCCGACGAACACGACGAAGCCGTGGCCTTGGTATCGCACCTGCCCCAGATCATGTCCTCCCTGCTGGCCAGCCGGCTGCAGGGGACGCCGCTTCACGCGCTGTCCCTCGCCGGCAACGGGCTGCGGGATGTCACGCGGATCGCCGCCAGCGATCCCACGCTGTGGGTCCAGATCCTGGGCGGCAACGCGGGAAAGGTCGTGGAGATCCTTTACGGGGTCCGCGAGGACCTGAACCGGCTCATCGGGACGCTGGAGGAACCGCTTGCGCCCGGCGCCAGGCTGGACCTGGCCCAGCTCATCAGCGAAGGCAATGCCGGGCAGGCCCGTATTCCGGGTAAGCACGGTGGCCCGCCGCAGGCATACTCCTGGCTGACGGTCCTCGTGGATGACCGGCCGGGACAGATCGCGCAGCTCCTCACCGAAATCGGTGAGATCGGCGTGAACGTGGAGGACCTTCGGCTGGACCACTCCTCGGGCCAGAACGTGGGCATGGTGGAACTGTCCGTGCTGCCGAACAAGCATGACCATCTGATCGAAGCACTCAACGACCGCGGATGGCGGGTATTGCAGTAA
- the gcvH gene encoding glycine cleavage system protein GcvH — MSNIPEDLSYTAEHEWVSAPSADGVVRVGITDFAQDALGDVVYAQMPEAGTKVTANEVVGEVESTKSVSDIYAPVSGEVVARNESLDTDSALINSDPYGDGWLIEIRLAEADAVESLLSASEYEQQVG; from the coding sequence ATGAGCAACATTCCCGAAGACCTGTCCTACACCGCCGAGCACGAGTGGGTATCCGCACCGAGCGCCGACGGCGTGGTCCGGGTGGGCATCACCGACTTCGCGCAGGACGCACTCGGAGATGTTGTCTATGCCCAGATGCCGGAAGCCGGCACCAAAGTCACCGCAAACGAAGTCGTGGGCGAGGTCGAATCCACCAAGAGCGTCAGTGACATCTATGCTCCGGTCAGCGGCGAGGTCGTGGCACGCAACGAATCCCTCGATACCGATTCGGCGTTGATCAACTCCGATCCGTACGGCGACGGCTGGCTGATCGAGATCCGGCTGGCAGAAGCGGACGCTGTGGAATCCTTGCTCAGTGCATCCGAGTACGAACAGCAGGTAGGCTGA
- the cmk gene encoding (d)CMP kinase, which yields MTQELLDTLPALRVGRPLVVAIDGPSGSGKSSVSKEVARRLHLAYLDTGAMYRALTWFCVTSGIDLSDAAAVEQASRDLVLELSTTPREEYVRVGGADVTDAIREPAISSAVSAVATTLGARTELIRRQREVIEKHHRRIVVEGRDITTVVAPGAEVRMLLTASEEARLRRRGIQLGGTQDAEQLAAQVTHRDAKDSTVVNFTQAADGVVTLDSSDLDFAETVDAALVIVTKVLNRD from the coding sequence ATGACACAAGAACTTCTTGACACCCTTCCGGCCTTGCGCGTAGGCAGGCCTTTGGTGGTCGCCATCGACGGGCCGTCAGGCTCCGGCAAGTCCAGCGTGAGCAAGGAAGTGGCCCGCCGGCTGCACCTTGCCTACCTGGACACCGGCGCCATGTACCGTGCCCTGACCTGGTTCTGCGTCACCAGCGGAATTGACCTCAGCGACGCCGCCGCCGTGGAGCAGGCCTCCCGTGACCTGGTCCTGGAACTGAGCACCACACCGCGGGAGGAATACGTCCGCGTGGGCGGCGCCGACGTCACGGACGCCATCCGTGAACCGGCAATTTCGTCGGCGGTCAGTGCGGTGGCCACCACCCTGGGTGCGCGGACCGAACTGATCCGCCGGCAGCGTGAGGTCATTGAAAAGCACCACCGCCGCATCGTGGTGGAGGGCCGGGACATCACGACCGTCGTGGCCCCGGGCGCGGAAGTCCGCATGCTGCTGACCGCCAGTGAGGAGGCCCGGCTTCGCCGCCGCGGCATCCAACTGGGCGGCACGCAGGATGCGGAGCAGCTCGCCGCCCAGGTCACCCACCGTGACGCCAAGGATTCCACAGTGGTGAACTTCACCCAGGCTGCCGACGGTGTTGTCACCCTGGATTCTTCCGATCTGGACTTCGCCGAGACCGTGGACGCGGCGCTCGTGATCGTCACGAAGGTGCTTAACCGTGACTGA
- a CDS encoding 1-acyl-sn-glycerol-3-phosphate acyltransferase, whose protein sequence is MTWSRPVGWLLDHVVYRTSVTGRDNVPTGGPVIFAGNHISFLDGPVMFGASPRPMHILVKKEMFKGLLGRVLRASGQLPVDRSGDRAALLLGKNMLDAGRCIGILPEGSRGSGQATDINNGVAWLALNSGAPVVPVAILGTRTGNEHLDTVPRPGRRFHVSFGNALTLSRNPGETGRASMDRAGMEIRAALAGHVQETIQHSGQPLPHADFRTNFTAVAGTPADDH, encoded by the coding sequence ATGACATGGAGCCGGCCCGTCGGCTGGCTCCTGGACCACGTGGTGTACCGCACGTCCGTCACAGGCCGGGACAACGTGCCTACGGGTGGGCCGGTGATTTTTGCCGGCAACCACATCAGTTTCCTGGACGGGCCGGTGATGTTCGGCGCGTCGCCGCGTCCCATGCACATCCTGGTCAAGAAGGAGATGTTCAAGGGCTTGCTGGGTCGGGTCCTTCGGGCCTCCGGCCAGCTGCCGGTTGACCGCTCCGGGGACCGGGCTGCGCTGCTGCTGGGCAAGAACATGCTCGACGCCGGCCGCTGCATCGGGATTCTTCCGGAAGGATCTCGGGGGAGCGGCCAGGCAACAGACATCAACAACGGGGTGGCCTGGCTGGCGCTGAACTCGGGCGCCCCCGTGGTTCCCGTGGCGATCCTCGGCACCCGGACGGGCAACGAACACCTCGACACAGTACCCAGGCCAGGGCGGCGGTTCCACGTCAGCTTCGGCAACGCACTGACCCTCAGCCGCAACCCCGGCGAAACGGGCCGTGCTTCAATGGACAGGGCGGGAATGGAAATCCGCGCTGCGCTTGCGGGGCACGTCCAGGAGACCATCCAACACAGTGGGCAGCCTTTGCCCCACGCGGATTTCCGCACGAACTTCACAGCAGTAGCCGGGACGCCGGCAGATGACCACTAA
- a CDS encoding ParA family protein, protein MSSEQGSATLEGTELDLEDAVMGPTGRPHREFPEPAPLSSHGPARVIAMVNQKGGVGKTTSTINLAAALAEYGRRVLLVDFDPQGALSAGLGINPHELDLTVYNVLMDRKVDIRDAIHQTGVENVDLLPANIDLSAAEVQLVNEVAREQVLDRALKKVEDDYDVVLIDCQPSLGLLTVNALTAAHGVIIPLICEFFALRAVALLVETIDKVQDRLNPGLQVDGVLATMYDARTLHSREVITRLVEAFGDKVFETVIKRSIKFADATVAAEPITSYAGSHIGADAYRRLAKELISRGGAP, encoded by the coding sequence GTGAGCAGCGAACAGGGTTCGGCAACTCTGGAAGGCACGGAACTCGATCTGGAAGACGCCGTGATGGGTCCCACCGGGCGCCCCCACCGCGAATTTCCGGAACCCGCCCCGCTGTCGTCCCACGGTCCCGCGCGCGTGATCGCCATGGTCAACCAAAAGGGCGGCGTTGGCAAAACCACATCCACCATCAACCTGGCAGCGGCCCTTGCTGAATACGGCCGCAGGGTGCTGCTGGTTGACTTCGACCCGCAGGGCGCGCTGTCTGCGGGCCTGGGCATCAACCCGCACGAACTGGACCTGACGGTCTACAACGTCCTCATGGACCGCAAGGTGGACATCCGCGACGCCATCCACCAGACCGGCGTCGAAAACGTGGACCTGCTGCCGGCCAACATCGACCTCTCCGCCGCAGAAGTGCAGCTGGTCAATGAAGTCGCCCGTGAACAGGTACTGGACAGGGCGCTGAAAAAAGTCGAAGACGATTACGACGTCGTCCTGATCGACTGCCAGCCCTCCCTGGGCCTGCTGACGGTCAACGCGCTGACCGCCGCCCACGGCGTGATCATCCCGCTGATCTGTGAGTTTTTCGCGCTCCGTGCCGTAGCCCTGCTGGTGGAAACCATCGACAAGGTCCAGGACAGGCTGAACCCCGGCCTGCAGGTTGATGGTGTCCTGGCCACCATGTACGACGCCCGCACGCTCCACAGCCGCGAAGTCATCACCCGCCTGGTGGAAGCCTTCGGCGACAAAGTCTTCGAGACCGTCATCAAACGCTCCATCAAGTTCGCGGACGCCACCGTCGCGGCCGAGCCGATCACCAGCTACGCCGGCAGCCACATCGGCGCCGATGCCTACCGCCGCCTGGCCAAAGAGCTGATTTCGCGCGGCGGCGCACCCTAA
- a CDS encoding ScpA family protein, which yields MAESKPGFEVRLANFTGPFDLLLGLIAKHQLDITEVAIATVTDEFIKYIRKLQKLGEEWALDEASEFLVIAATLLDLKAARLLPAGEVEDDEDIARLEARDLLFARLLQYKAFKQVAALMAGTLDQEAGRFPRQVALEEHFAAMLPELVWKHTPDQFARLAESALKPKTPRPTEVGLAHLHGSAVSVKEQAEILGLRLQLGKPLSFRALIADADSTLVVVARFLALLEMFRDRAVSFDQVSPLGDLTVHWMVDGRDWSTENLSEEYEELS from the coding sequence GTGGCCGAGTCCAAACCCGGCTTTGAGGTGCGGCTGGCCAACTTCACCGGCCCGTTCGACCTCCTGCTGGGCCTGATCGCCAAGCACCAGCTGGACATCACCGAGGTGGCCATTGCCACCGTCACTGATGAGTTCATCAAGTACATCAGGAAGCTCCAGAAGCTCGGCGAGGAATGGGCGCTGGATGAAGCCAGCGAATTCCTGGTCATCGCCGCCACCCTCCTGGATCTCAAGGCGGCAAGGCTGCTGCCCGCCGGTGAAGTCGAGGACGATGAGGACATCGCCCGGCTGGAAGCGCGTGACCTCCTTTTTGCGAGGCTTCTCCAATACAAGGCGTTCAAGCAGGTGGCAGCCTTGATGGCGGGAACCCTCGACCAGGAAGCCGGCCGGTTTCCGCGTCAGGTTGCCTTGGAAGAGCACTTCGCCGCCATGCTCCCGGAACTGGTGTGGAAGCACACACCGGACCAGTTCGCCCGCCTGGCCGAGTCCGCACTGAAGCCCAAGACGCCACGGCCCACCGAGGTGGGCCTTGCCCACCTGCATGGCAGTGCCGTCAGCGTGAAGGAACAGGCCGAGATCCTGGGGCTCCGGCTCCAGTTGGGGAAGCCCCTGTCGTTCCGAGCGTTGATCGCCGACGCCGATTCCACCCTCGTGGTGGTGGCCAGGTTCCTGGCATTGCTGGAGATGTTCCGGGACCGGGCAGTCTCCTTCGACCAGGTGTCGCCCCTGGGTGATCTCACCGTGCACTGGATGGTGGATGGCCGGGACTGGTCAACAGAAAACCTAAGCGAAGAATACGAGGAACTGTCGTGA
- a CDS encoding pseudouridine synthase, with amino-acid sequence MTQAGRQGSPRNSSGRNSSERNAGQGGASRNPAASRNPAQGGASRNPAQGGSGRPSAAGGGFRAGAGKRNAGFGGGDRPYKAPRPREEPFVDPGDAPASPPAGRGASDWKPAGSTSARKPAARKPGANKAPGTPGALKPKPRTGRPGAAASRAFGSERFGQNLGPVRKPARKRGARGDVPQSEMHDADGTRLQKVMAQAGVASRRVCEEMIAEGRVEVDGQVVTELGVRVDPKTAVIHVDGLRIQLDENLVYMVFNKPKGVVSTMEDPDGRPCISDFVRKTHLGERLFHVGRLDVATEGLLLLTNDGELANRLTHPSYEVPKTYLVQVRGPFPQGVGAQLREGVELEDGFASVDSFKLVDSTPGHVLIEVVLHSGKNRIVRRLFDAVGFPVLRLVRVKVGPIGLGDQRQGSIRNLGKQEVGHLLASVGL; translated from the coding sequence ATGACACAGGCGGGACGCCAGGGTTCACCACGTAACAGTTCGGGACGCAACAGTTCAGAACGCAATGCCGGACAGGGCGGCGCCAGCCGCAATCCAGCGGCCAGCCGTAATCCGGCGCAGGGCGGCGCAAGCCGGAATCCTGCACAGGGCGGCAGCGGCCGCCCCAGCGCGGCGGGCGGCGGATTCCGCGCCGGCGCAGGCAAGCGTAACGCCGGATTCGGCGGCGGCGACCGGCCGTACAAGGCCCCGAGGCCCCGCGAGGAGCCATTTGTGGATCCCGGCGACGCCCCGGCGTCGCCACCGGCCGGCCGCGGTGCCTCCGACTGGAAGCCGGCAGGCAGCACATCGGCGCGCAAGCCTGCTGCCCGCAAACCGGGCGCCAACAAGGCTCCCGGCACCCCCGGCGCGCTCAAGCCCAAGCCGCGCACCGGAAGGCCCGGGGCGGCGGCGTCACGCGCCTTCGGCAGCGAACGGTTTGGCCAGAACCTTGGCCCCGTCCGGAAGCCTGCCCGCAAGCGCGGAGCCCGCGGTGACGTCCCGCAGTCGGAAATGCACGACGCCGACGGCACCCGCCTGCAGAAGGTCATGGCCCAGGCCGGCGTGGCTTCGCGCCGCGTCTGCGAAGAGATGATCGCCGAAGGCCGTGTTGAGGTCGACGGCCAGGTTGTCACTGAGCTTGGTGTCCGCGTGGACCCTAAGACGGCAGTCATCCACGTTGATGGCCTGCGCATCCAGCTGGATGAAAACCTCGTATACATGGTCTTCAACAAGCCCAAGGGCGTGGTGTCCACCATGGAAGACCCCGATGGCCGTCCCTGCATCAGCGATTTTGTGCGGAAGACCCACCTGGGCGAACGCCTGTTCCACGTGGGCCGGCTGGACGTCGCCACCGAAGGGCTGCTGCTGCTGACCAACGACGGCGAACTGGCCAACCGGCTGACGCACCCGTCCTACGAGGTCCCGAAGACCTATCTGGTCCAGGTCCGCGGCCCGTTCCCGCAGGGAGTCGGCGCCCAGCTCCGCGAAGGCGTGGAACTCGAGGATGGCTTTGCCTCCGTTGACTCCTTCAAGCTGGTGGACTCCACTCCGGGCCATGTGCTGATCGAAGTGGTTCTGCACTCAGGCAAGAACCGGATTGTCCGTCGCCTGTTCGACGCCGTCGGGTTCCCGGTCCTGCGCCTGGTGCGCGTCAAGGTGGGTCCCATTGGCCTGGGCGACCAGCGCCAGGGCAGCATCCGCAACCTTGGCAAGCAGGAAGTCGGCCACCTGCTGGCATCCGTAGGACTCTGA
- a CDS encoding SMC-Scp complex subunit ScpB has translation MVLDQPASATELAAGLNLTVAVVEELLAELQREYSGYTVKAPDMDRASDAGFSASPRGFELRNIAGGWRIYSRADFAEIVGRFVLEGQTARLTQAALETLAVIAYRQPVSRARVSAIRGVNVDSVVRTLTQRGLIEDSGHDPESGAILYRTTSYFLERMGISSAAELPQLSPHLPGLEGIAEFYDADRM, from the coding sequence ATGGTCCTGGACCAACCGGCCAGCGCTACTGAGCTGGCCGCCGGGCTTAACCTGACCGTCGCCGTCGTCGAGGAGTTACTGGCGGAACTGCAGCGGGAGTATAGCGGCTATACTGTTAAAGCCCCGGACATGGACCGTGCCAGCGATGCTGGCTTCAGCGCCAGCCCCCGGGGTTTCGAATTGCGGAACATCGCCGGTGGCTGGCGGATCTACTCCCGCGCAGACTTCGCCGAGATCGTCGGACGGTTTGTGCTTGAGGGTCAGACGGCCAGGCTCACGCAGGCAGCCTTGGAAACATTGGCTGTCATCGCATACCGCCAACCTGTCTCCAGGGCCAGGGTGTCTGCAATTCGAGGAGTCAATGTCGATTCTGTCGTACGGACATTGACCCAGCGCGGACTGATCGAAGATTCGGGACACGATCCTGAGTCGGGAGCCATCCTCTACCGGACCACGTCGTATTTCCTGGAACGGATGGGAATCAGCTCCGCAGCGGAACTGCCCCAGCTCTCACCCCATCTTCCGGGGCTCGAGGGCATTGCGGAGTTCTACGACGCCGACAGAATGTAG
- a CDS encoding cation:dicarboxylate symporter family transporter produces the protein MASQRGESLGTVETRRKGLDKSHYLYIAVIAAVILGAVVGLLFPEVGKSLKPLGDGFIKLIKMMIAPIIFCTIVLGIGSIAKAATVGKVGGLALGYFVAMSTFALGIGLVVGNLIHPGEGLKLAAYDPNKKAEVDSTVAFLLGIIPGDIPVLPTLFAAILVGFALQKMGPQGAPVLKAIGHGQVLVFRILIMIMWLAPVGAFGAIAAVVGATGFQAIVSMFTLMAAFYITCALFIVIILGGLLKVVTGVNIFKLMKYLGREYLLIFSTSSSEAALPRLIAKLEHLGISKPVVGVTVPTGYSFNLDGTAIYLTMASLFVANAMGTPLDLGAQISLLIFMIIASKGAAGVTGAGLATLAAGLQAHAPQLLGGVGMIVGIDRFMSEARALTNFTGNAVATVLVGTWVKEIDNEQVSEVLSGRAPFDEQTMIAGHAEPTTASPKEPVLANA, from the coding sequence ATGGCTTCTCAACGAGGAGAGTCGCTCGGCACCGTGGAGACGCGGCGCAAGGGCCTGGACAAATCGCACTACCTTTACATTGCCGTTATTGCCGCCGTCATCCTGGGCGCCGTCGTCGGCCTGCTGTTCCCCGAGGTCGGCAAATCACTGAAGCCCCTCGGCGACGGCTTTATCAAGCTCATCAAAATGATGATTGCACCGATCATCTTCTGCACCATCGTCCTGGGCATCGGCTCCATCGCCAAAGCCGCAACGGTCGGCAAGGTCGGCGGCCTGGCCCTGGGCTACTTCGTCGCCATGTCCACCTTTGCCTTGGGTATCGGCCTTGTCGTCGGCAACCTCATCCACCCGGGTGAGGGTTTGAAGCTGGCGGCGTACGACCCCAACAAGAAGGCGGAAGTAGACAGCACCGTTGCCTTCCTCCTGGGCATCATTCCGGGCGACATTCCGGTTCTGCCCACACTCTTCGCCGCCATCCTCGTAGGCTTCGCCCTCCAGAAGATGGGCCCACAGGGCGCTCCTGTCCTCAAGGCCATCGGCCACGGCCAAGTGCTGGTATTCCGCATCCTCATCATGATCATGTGGCTTGCCCCCGTCGGAGCTTTCGGTGCCATCGCCGCCGTCGTCGGAGCCACCGGCTTCCAGGCGATCGTCAGCATGTTCACCCTGATGGCCGCTTTCTACATCACCTGCGCACTGTTCATCGTCATCATCCTGGGTGGCCTGCTCAAGGTGGTTACCGGCGTCAACATCTTCAAGCTCATGAAGTACTTGGGCCGCGAGTACCTCCTGATCTTCTCCACCTCCTCCTCCGAGGCAGCCCTTCCCCGCCTCATCGCCAAGCTGGAACACCTGGGGATCTCCAAGCCCGTCGTCGGCGTCACCGTCCCCACCGGCTACTCCTTCAACCTGGACGGCACGGCCATCTACCTGACCATGGCGTCCCTGTTCGTGGCCAACGCCATGGGCACGCCGCTGGATCTCGGAGCGCAGATTTCCCTGCTGATCTTCATGATCATTGCCTCCAAGGGTGCCGCCGGCGTCACCGGTGCCGGCCTGGCCACTCTGGCTGCTGGTCTCCAGGCGCACGCGCCCCAGCTGCTGGGGGGCGTGGGCATGATTGTGGGCATCGACCGCTTCATGTCCGAGGCGCGGGCACTGACGAACTTCACCGGCAACGCCGTTGCCACCGTCCTGGTCGGCACCTGGGTCAAGGAAATCGACAACGAGCAGGTAAGCGAAGTTCTCTCGGGCCGGGCTCCCTTCGACGAGCAGACCATGATCGCAGGACATGCCGAGCCGACGACGGCTTCTCCCAAGGAGCCGGTGCTGGCCAACGCCTAA
- a CDS encoding Fpg/Nei family DNA glycosylase, whose amino-acid sequence MPELPEVAGLAGFLDEHLRGAVVRKVQIVSFAVLKTADPPFTALENCTVAGVRRFGKFVSIDTDGPSFVFHLARAGWVRFTDSPTDTQLRMGKGHIAMRLAFTGPDGAHGMDLTEAGTKKSLAVYVVRDPQDVPGVAALGPDPFSAAFDADMLAEILGSTSQQIKGVLRSQSVIAGIGNAYSDEILHAARISPFATAKSLDRGTVQVLYDAIHSVLGTALAEAEGKPPSELKDVKRSHMRVHARTGEACPVCGDTVREVSFADTSLQYCPTCQTKGKILADRRTSKFLK is encoded by the coding sequence GTGCCGGAGCTTCCCGAGGTTGCAGGCCTGGCCGGTTTCCTGGACGAGCACCTGCGCGGAGCGGTGGTGCGGAAGGTCCAGATCGTTTCCTTTGCCGTGCTGAAGACAGCGGATCCGCCGTTCACAGCGCTGGAGAACTGCACGGTCGCCGGCGTGCGGCGGTTTGGAAAGTTTGTCAGCATTGACACCGACGGGCCGTCCTTTGTCTTCCACCTCGCCCGGGCGGGCTGGGTCCGCTTCACGGACTCGCCCACAGACACCCAGCTCCGGATGGGAAAGGGCCACATCGCCATGCGGCTGGCGTTCACCGGGCCGGACGGTGCCCATGGCATGGATCTTACCGAGGCGGGGACCAAAAAGAGCCTTGCCGTTTACGTGGTGCGCGACCCCCAGGATGTGCCGGGCGTCGCGGCGCTGGGGCCGGACCCGTTCAGCGCAGCGTTCGACGCCGACATGCTGGCGGAAATTCTCGGCTCCACTTCCCAGCAGATCAAGGGCGTCCTGCGGAGCCAGAGTGTGATTGCGGGGATCGGGAACGCCTACAGCGACGAGATCCTGCATGCTGCGAGGATCTCCCCCTTTGCCACCGCCAAGTCCTTGGACCGCGGCACGGTGCAGGTGCTTTATGACGCCATCCACAGCGTGCTCGGAACAGCCCTGGCCGAAGCCGAGGGCAAGCCGCCCAGCGAGCTCAAGGACGTCAAACGCAGCCACATGCGGGTCCATGCCCGCACCGGCGAAGCTTGCCCGGTGTGCGGTGACACAGTCCGGGAGGTGTCTTTCGCGGATACTTCCCTACAGTACTGCCCCACGTGCCAGACCAAGGGAAAGATCCTGGCGGACCGCAGGACGTCGAAGTTCCTGAAATAA